From the Polynucleobacter sp. MWH-UH35A genome, one window contains:
- a CDS encoding glycosyltransferase → MLNKNLKIGVVIPSYKVRLQIGRVLAKIGPEVSCIIIVDDFCPEGTGAFVLSKLMDPRIHVIFNENNIGVGGSVLRGYHKAIELGCDVLVKIDGDDQMDPALISRFAAPIQFGRADYVKGNRFFSPEYLSGMPKIRLYGNAFLSMLTKLSSGYWNIFDPTNGYTAIHASLIEYLTKSKIDSRYFFESDMLYRLGTLGAVVAEVPMRAVYGDERSNLIIRKIAFDFLFKNLKNTIKRIIYRYFVRDFSFASLELFFGVIFFVFGFLYGAFHWLESIQSGIPSTSGQVMISALPILVGFQMVLGFINYDIQSTPKSVIHTELMRGDH, encoded by the coding sequence TTGCTTAATAAGAATCTAAAAATTGGTGTCGTTATACCAAGCTATAAAGTGCGTCTACAGATAGGGCGAGTTTTAGCTAAAATTGGCCCCGAAGTCTCATGCATCATTATTGTTGATGATTTTTGTCCTGAGGGCACCGGAGCATTTGTGCTTTCTAAGCTCATGGATCCCCGTATTCATGTAATTTTTAATGAGAATAATATTGGTGTGGGTGGCTCAGTATTACGTGGTTATCATAAGGCTATTGAATTAGGATGCGATGTTCTGGTAAAGATTGATGGCGACGACCAAATGGATCCTGCATTGATTTCGAGGTTTGCAGCACCTATACAATTTGGAAGGGCTGACTATGTAAAGGGCAATAGATTTTTCTCTCCAGAGTATTTGAGTGGCATGCCAAAAATTCGTCTGTATGGAAATGCTTTTTTGTCGATGCTGACCAAACTATCTAGTGGCTATTGGAATATTTTTGATCCAACTAATGGTTACACAGCAATTCATGCATCTCTAATTGAGTACCTTACCAAATCTAAAATCGATAGTAGATATTTTTTTGAGAGCGATATGTTGTATCGGCTTGGAACTTTGGGGGCTGTAGTCGCGGAAGTGCCGATGCGTGCAGTTTACGGCGATGAGAGAAGTAATTTAATTATAAGGAAGATAGCTTTTGATTTTTTGTTTAAAAATTTAAAAAATACAATCAAAAGAATTATATATCGCTATTTTGTTCGTGATTTTTCATTTGCAAGTCTAGAGCTATTTTTCGGGGTTATATTTTTTGTATTTGGCTTTCTATATGGAGCTTTCCATTGGCTTGAATCGATTCAAAGTGGAATACCATCAACATCTGGTCAGGTGATGATTTCAGCATTGCCAATATTGGTTGGATTTCAAATGGTTTTAGGTTTTATAAACTATGATATCCAATCCACCCCTAAAAGTGTGATACATACAGAATTAATGCGAGGCGACCATTAG